Proteins encoded in a region of the Bacteroidota bacterium genome:
- a CDS encoding T9SS type A sorting domain-containing protein — protein sequence MRLLLPLLLLALALPAVAQITITRADVEARFGTEELSFTYDFESEVPDLAVLPDTTGLSVIARSDGANQSWNMVTMLSTLALVDRRRFVPVPPDADPFDFEGLQNPWFGEANTNTVLRLGARRDLDESPDSTSSLYYRFDAEGGWNTGFAVGDLDIDQDGSLDTLVTRRYHLGAPEIRFPTELGAMWTESFVDSSAIFVPNFGVIDSENQRSTIVREVDGWGTLVTPRGAFQALRLRLDQTTDLFPLGDSPGDAVLKGYGFVTREGESAVVLWRDTFPQDDPDAVLETITYFQSVGSVANEADTPQPAGLALEAYPNPARDAATLAVTLAAAGPVTLAVYDLLGRRVALVHDGRLAAGTHALPLDTARLPSGLYLARLVHVDQAVTRRLVVQR from the coding sequence ATGCGCCTCCTGCTACCGCTTCTCCTCCTCGCGCTCGCGCTGCCCGCTGTGGCGCAGATCACCATCACCCGCGCCGACGTGGAGGCGCGCTTTGGCACCGAGGAGCTGTCCTTCACCTACGACTTCGAGAGCGAGGTGCCCGACCTCGCCGTGCTGCCAGACACGACAGGTCTCAGCGTGATCGCCCGCAGCGACGGCGCGAATCAGTCCTGGAACATGGTCACGATGCTCTCGACGCTGGCACTCGTTGACCGGAGGAGGTTCGTCCCCGTCCCGCCCGACGCCGACCCGTTCGACTTCGAGGGGCTCCAGAACCCGTGGTTCGGCGAGGCGAACACCAACACCGTGCTGCGCCTCGGCGCGCGGCGCGACCTCGACGAGTCGCCCGACTCCACGTCGTCGCTCTACTACCGCTTCGACGCCGAGGGCGGCTGGAACACGGGCTTCGCCGTCGGCGACCTCGACATCGACCAGGACGGCAGCCTCGACACGCTCGTCACGCGGCGCTATCACCTCGGCGCGCCCGAGATCCGCTTCCCGACCGAACTCGGCGCGATGTGGACGGAGTCGTTTGTCGACTCCTCGGCGATCTTCGTCCCGAACTTCGGCGTGATCGACTCGGAGAACCAGCGCTCGACCATCGTGCGCGAGGTGGACGGGTGGGGCACGCTCGTCACGCCGCGCGGGGCGTTCCAGGCGCTCCGCCTGCGCCTCGACCAGACGACCGACCTCTTCCCGCTCGGTGACAGCCCCGGCGATGCCGTGCTCAAAGGCTACGGCTTCGTGACGCGCGAGGGCGAGTCGGCGGTGGTGCTCTGGCGCGACACCTTCCCGCAGGACGACCCCGACGCGGTCCTGGAGACGATCACCTACTTCCAGAGCGTGGGGTCTGTCGCCAACGAGGCGGACACGCCGCAGCCCGCAGGTCTTGCCCTGGAAGCGTATCCCAACCCAGCACGTGATGCGGCAACGCTCGCCGTCACGCTCGCCGCCGCGGGCCCGGTGACGCTCGCCGTCTACGACCTCCTCGGTCGCCGCGTGGCCCTCGTTCACGACGGGCGGCTCGCAGCCGGGACGCATGCCCTGCCGCTCGACACGGCCAGGCTGCCCAGCGGCCTCTACCTCGCGCGCCTCGTCCACGTCGATCAGGCCGTCACCCGCCGCCTCGTCGTGCAGCGCTGA
- a CDS encoding response regulator transcription factor: MPTPIQIAIIEDRTEIREGLATLIDASEGFRCVGTFDAAEPVVEHAASLTAEVVLMDIGLPGMDGVEATHRLKTARPDVQVMMLTVYEDDDHVFGALQAGATGYVLKKMPPAQLLAHIRMLAEGGSPMSSQIARRVVETFHRPARSAADEADLTSREREVLALLVQGHRYREIAEALHISLDTVRTHIRHIYEKMHVRSRTEATLKYLGKA; the protein is encoded by the coding sequence GTGCCAACGCCCATCCAGATCGCCATCATCGAGGACCGGACCGAGATCCGCGAGGGGCTCGCCACCCTCATCGACGCCTCCGAGGGCTTCCGCTGCGTGGGCACGTTCGACGCGGCCGAGCCCGTCGTGGAGCACGCCGCGTCGCTCACCGCCGAGGTAGTGCTGATGGACATCGGGCTGCCGGGCATGGACGGCGTGGAGGCCACGCACCGCCTCAAGACGGCCCGGCCCGACGTGCAGGTGATGATGCTCACGGTCTACGAGGACGACGACCACGTTTTCGGCGCGCTCCAGGCCGGAGCCACCGGCTACGTGCTCAAGAAAATGCCCCCTGCGCAGCTCCTAGCGCATATCCGCATGCTCGCTGAGGGCGGCTCGCCGATGTCGAGCCAGATCGCGCGCCGCGTCGTGGAGACGTTTCACCGCCCCGCGCGCTCGGCCGCCGACGAGGCTGACCTCACCAGCCGCGAGCGCGAGGTCCTCGCCCTGCTCGTGCAGGGCCACCGCTACCGCGAGATCGCCGAGGCGCTCCACATCAGCCTCGACACCGTGCGCACGCACATCCGGCACATCTACGAGAAGATGCACGTCCGCTCGCGCACCGAGGCCACGCTGAAGTACTTGGGAAAGGCGTAG